CGAGAGTGGGATGTGGATATATCAGCGCGAGAggagtgatgtatccgagaggggatttttgatttttttttaaagggtAAGGAATTTAGAGGTTATGGTAAAATAAGATGGTAGGGAGTGTGTATTTCctaccatttaaaaaaaataattaaaaatcccCTATTAGATACATCACTTCTATCTCACTGATATATCTTTATCCTCCTTTCGAATACATCCCTACCCTTTCTGATACATCTCTCCTCTATGTATCAGGGTGTATACTGATGTATCAAAAAGTCCAGTGATGTATTCGAAATttacaaatttttttaaaaaattataatttaaaaaaataagaaaaaatacaattatCTCTTAATATTATGAGATTTATGTAGATTATATATAAGCGTAGCCTACGGTCGGACCACATATGAGAACAATTTTTGAAGTGACTTGTTATCtcttttcatatatatatatatatatatatattggtacATGGAGACTTCTTTAACAGATCTTTTTACCTAAATTATACAACATGACATGGATGGCACATACTTGTTGAATAAACTAATGTACAAAAATAATGCACTGTGTTTGTCTGAAGCCTCacacatcaaaatataatatatccCCACTTTTACAAGGTTCTTGCAATCTGAAAATGTGTGATATACCTCAAAATTTCCGACCTTCTAGTTGGTAGAGGACCATATtaataaacaaaacaaaaaatcatTGGAGCAAAAATCTTATATTAAGATAATATCTGGGGCAAAAGAGTAAATTAACCAATGCATGATTAATCAGCTTTGATGACATCTTTTTATGGGATAATTTAAACCAGATCAAACTATAGAACAAGGAACACTGTATTTATTAGAGTACTAATCCCTTTTTTATTAAAACGCTTTAATTAATCTCAATCAGCTTTCTAGCTACACTGTCTCTTGTTTCAGCTCCTTCTTTACTTTGCCGTTTATAAATCACACACACACAATCTTTGAGTAAGGCATAACAACAAACACTTGAAGTGCAAAAACTGTTAGCTATGGCGATGATGATGGTTGATGAAACCATCCCAGATTTTGATTATTATGGTAGTTTAAGCACACCCACTACAACAACAACCTCCTCTTCTTCTGATGATGGTTGTACATGGAATGACTGGTCGCCGGTTTTCGATTGGGATGCGTTTTCTGGTGGTGATAATTTCCAAGATCTAATTGAATCTATGATCCAGGGGAACAATTCCGCCTCAGGAGGGATATCTGCTAATTACTTTTACAACTCCGAGGATTCTGCTGGGATCATGATGGAGGAAGAAGAATCAGGAGACTCTAATAGCAACCAATCGGAAGATATCAACGGGCTGAAGCTTGTACACCTCCTCATGGCGGCAGCCGAGGCGTTAACCGGCGTGAACAAAAGCCGTGAGTTGGCTCGAGTGATATTGGTTCGGCTCAAGGAATTGGCGTCCCCAAACGGCGCCACCAATATGGAGAGATTGGCCGCGCATTTCACTGACGCCTTGCAGGCGTTGCTCGACGGCTCCTCTTCAGGAAACTTGCACGCTAAGCACATGTTTTCCCCAAATTACAAGGATGACCAGCATCAGGGAGATGTTCTAGCAGCTTTTCAGCTATTGCAGGACATGTCTCCTTTTGTTAAGTTTGGGCATTTCACAGCAAATCAAGCTATATTGGAATCTGTGGCCCATGATAGGAGAGTCCATATTGTGGACTACGATATAATGGAAGGAATTCAATGGGCCTCCTTAATGCAGGCATTGGTCTCCAGGAAAGATGGACCCCCAACTCCCCACCTTCGGATCACAGCATTGTCAAGGAGTGGCAGCGGCCGTCGCTCTTTCGGGACGGTCCAAGAGACCGGCCGTCGGTTAACAGCTTTCGCTGCATCCATCTGTCAGCCATTTTCGTTTCATCACTGCAGATTGGACTCGGACGCAATATTTAAGCCAACAAATCTCAAGTTGGTTAAAGGAGAAGCTCTAATTATAAATTGCATGCTTCACTTGCCTCATTTTAGCTATCGGGCCTCGGATTCAGTGGCTTCGTTCTTATCCGGATCCAAGACCCTGAATCCAAGACTCGTGACCCTAGTCGAAGAGGAATTAAGGCCCATAGGAGAAGAGGAAGGGTTCGTGGTTCGGTTCATGGACACTTTACACCACTACTCAGCACTCTTTGATTCTCTTGAGGCGGGATTCCCTTTGCAAAGTCGAGCTCGGGCATTGGTGGAGCGAGTATTCCTTGGGCCTCGAATAACCGGGTCATTGGCCCGGATCTACCGGACCCGAGGAGAGGACGAAAGGTTCTCATGGGGGGAGTGGTTGGGTGCAGTGGGGTTCAATGAGAGTAATA
This region of Solanum dulcamara chromosome 9, daSolDulc1.2, whole genome shotgun sequence genomic DNA includes:
- the LOC129902878 gene encoding protein NODULATION SIGNALING PATHWAY 2, translating into MAMMMVDETIPDFDYYGSLSTPTTTTTSSSSDDGCTWNDWSPVFDWDAFSGGDNFQDLIESMIQGNNSASGGISANYFYNSEDSAGIMMEEEESGDSNSNQSEDINGLKLVHLLMAAAEALTGVNKSRELARVILVRLKELASPNGATNMERLAAHFTDALQALLDGSSSGNLHAKHMFSPNYKDDQHQGDVLAAFQLLQDMSPFVKFGHFTANQAILESVAHDRRVHIVDYDIMEGIQWASLMQALVSRKDGPPTPHLRITALSRSGSGRRSFGTVQETGRRLTAFAASICQPFSFHHCRLDSDAIFKPTNLKLVKGEALIINCMLHLPHFSYRASDSVASFLSGSKTLNPRLVTLVEEELRPIGEEEGFVVRFMDTLHHYSALFDSLEAGFPLQSRARALVERVFLGPRITGSLARIYRTRGEDERFSWGEWLGAVGFNESNISFANHCQAKLLLGLFNDGYMVEEIGTNKLVLGWKSRRLLSASIWTTMDSDF